DNA sequence from the Longimicrobium sp. genome:
GCGGAGTCGATGGTGACCTTGGAACCCATGTCCCACGTGGGATGCCGCAGCGCGTCGGCGGGCGTGGCGGCGGCGAGCATCTCGGCCGTCCAGCAGCGAAAGGGGCCGCCGGACGCGGTCAGCACCAGCCGCCGCACCGCCTCGGGCGGGCTCCCGGCGAGGCACTGGAGGATGGCGCTGTGCTCGCTGTCCACGGGCAGCAGCTCTCCCCCGCCCTCGCGCGCGGCCTGCAGCACCAGCGGCCCGGCGCACACCAGCGACTCCTTGTTGGCGAGCGCGACCCGCTTTCCGGCCCGCAGCGCCGCCAGCGTCGGCTCCAGCCCCGCCGCGCCGACCAGCGCGTTGAGCACCACGTCGGCGTCGGGGTGGGTGGCGGCCTCCAGCAGCGCCTCGCGCCCGGTGCGCCAGCGGGTCCCCCCGCACGCGCCCGCCGGCACCGGGCCCTCCGCCACGACGGCCAGATCGGGCCGGTATCGCTCCGCCAGCGCACCAAGCGCCTCGCCGCGTGTACCCGCGGTGAGCGCCACCGCGCGGAAACGGTCCGGGTGCTGGTCCAGCACGGCCAGCGCGCTCCGGCCGATCGATCCGGTTGCGCCGAGGATGGAAACGCCCTTCAAACGGAAGTCCTGGAGAACGGAAGCGCCAAGTGCCGAGTGCCAGGTGCCGAGTACGTTCGCGGGCCGGCCCCGGCGCATTTTCAGGGCACGGGCAGCCACGCGGGGCTGCCCCTACCAGGTTTTCGCGCGTGGAGCATCGGTCGGGGCAGGGAGAGGGCGGGCGTGATGAATCATGCCCCTACCACAATCCTGCGGATCACGCACCCACGACGTACCGAAAGAACGCGTACCCGATCGGAAGCGTGAAGAAGAGCGAGTCGAAGCGGTCCAGCGCGCCGCCGTGGCCGGGGAGGAGCTTGCCCGAATCCTTGACCCCCACGTCGCGCTTGAACAGCGACTCCGCCAGGTCGCCCGTCTGCGACGACACCGAGATCAGCACGCCGAACGCCGCCGCCTCCACGATCCCCATCTGGTACGAGGGGAAGCGGGCGAGCAGGAATCCATACCCCACGGCGG
Encoded proteins:
- the dxr gene encoding 1-deoxy-D-xylulose-5-phosphate reductoisomerase, with product MKGVSILGATGSIGRSALAVLDQHPDRFRAVALTAGTRGEALGALAERYRPDLAVVAEGPVPAGACGGTRWRTGREALLEAATHPDADVVLNALVGAAGLEPTLAALRAGKRVALANKESLVCAGPLVLQAAREGGGELLPVDSEHSAILQCLAGSPPEAVRRLVLTASGGPFRCWTAEMLAAATPADALRHPTWDMGSKVTIDSATLANKALEVIEAHFLFGVPYERIEAVVHPQSIIHSMVEMVDGSVLAQMGFPTMELPVLYALSFPERLVYECRRFDPVAAGALTFEAVDEERFPAFALGVAAGREGGTAPAVFNAANEVAVAHFLGGSLGFPGIAEAVGETLAQWRGGPADSLGAVLEADAWARQTTETFVRNYVPCC